One part of the Gossypium raimondii isolate GPD5lz chromosome 1, ASM2569854v1, whole genome shotgun sequence genome encodes these proteins:
- the LOC105785584 gene encoding zinc finger CCCH domain-containing protein 17, which produces MVAATPQQQQQQQKQAAVATTTVTVAGATKPSAEEEALKRNTDCVYFLASPLTCKKGSECEYRHSEYARVNPRDCYFWLNGNCLNPKCGFRHPPLDGLLGTQATTPTGSSKPSSHTAVTTAPASHMPYNQGASYSSSKQAVPCIFFLKGLCIKGDRCAFLHGPTTSNKATQPAATTTAREPHSLKKTFGAVEASQSQKFPPTNVSNTVGLAPESKPSAKVKAAFTRSGTGTEKSVPSPVGLDEELPRHKATKTTSIVNGGSMGHSGWLHQPHASDEQTFHGSKDTEEFLRESSPGFDVLVDDELRDSDFYHGEDQYGGTRGHEGRNVNEYDIGRPANYDAMVDVDQEMFHDARGYDSFDNVQGNYDWDQQRASSERIPLGSSTLERRGYSRVDSSDHVEESDLRHRLSKRRRVNGLKSVVSHDNALENYEGERNYRAGSHRDSHRLPPNERSLGSRLQGRIKLPGRSVNGSDLHSEREIERGRNWGRHSPGKPQTSSQGRLRDRIKGKVEGDFNNNEGRNFGGLRIRREITDERNADFAGPKSLAELKVGKNSDNKQHQSLGKRRSVGDHQQIEGDLSFKGPMPLSEILKRKRQSEGATSGDGVASVNKEDVDQKQSKGSLISGSNNKEVSVTVKEANKDEESKVAATDIGITEATHGESSQPLNMSEHEADADAEDGIIGDERIEDHEVEADDQRDGEYYYEQVDEGEYNYEEDENVDPEEEYIEEEDGDDFAKKLGVMFS; this is translated from the exons ATGGTAGCGGCTACGCCACAACAACAACAGCAACAGCAGAAGCAGGCGGCGGTGGCGACGACAACGGTGACGGTGGCCGGGGCTACAAAACCATCGGCTGAAGAAGAGGCTTTGAAGAGGAATACAGATTGCGTTTACTTTCTTGCTTCCCCTTTAACCTGCAAAAAG GGAAGTGAATGTGAGTATCGTCATAGTGAATATGCCCGGGTTAACCCAAGGGATTGTTATTTCTGGTTGAATGGAAATTGCTTGAACCCAAAATGTGGATTTCGACATCCT CCCCTTGATGGTTTGTTGGGAACTCAAGCAACAACTCCGACTGGTTCTTCTAAGCCTTCTTCGCACACAGCAGTAACTACAGCACCTGCTAGTCATATGCCTTACAACCAGGGTGCTTCTTACAGCTCCAGCAAACAAGCAGTTCCATGTATTTTCTTCCTCAAAGGGCTTTGCATTAAAGGTGACAGATGTGCTTTTTTGCATGGTCCAACTACAAGTAATAAAGCCACACAACCAGCAGCAACTACCACTGCTAGAGAGCCTCATTCATTGAAGAAGACTTTTGGTGCAGTTGAAGCATCTCAGTCACAGAAGTTTCCCCCAACTAATGTTTCCAATACTGTTGGACTAGCTCCTGAAAGTAAACCTTCTGCAAAAGTTAAAGCCGCTTTCACTAGGAGTGGTACTGGAACTGAGAAAAGTGTGCCATCTCCAGTAGGCTTGGATGAGGAACTTCCTCGACACAAAGCAACAAAAACTACTTCAATTGTTAATGGTGGCTCTATGGGTCATTCTGGTTGGTTGCATCAGCCCCATGCTTCAGATGAACAAACTTTTCATGGCAGTAAGGACACTGAAGAATTTTTGAGGGAGTCTTCTCCTGGTTTTGATGTTCTTGTGGATGATGAGCTCAGGGATTCTGATTTCTACCATGGTGAAGATCAATATGGAGGCACAAGAGGACATGAGGGAAGGAATGTCAATGAATATGACATTGGTCGCCCTGCTAATTATGATGCCATGGTTGATGTTGACCAAGAAATGTTTCATGATGCTCGAGGCTATGATTCATTTGACAATGTGCAAGGGAATTATGATTGGGACCAGCAGAGGGCTTCATCTGAGAGGATACCATTAGGGTCATCTACTCTGGAGAGAAGGGGTTACTCAAGAGTTGATAGTTCTGATCATGTTGAGGAATCCGATCTTCGACATCGTTTGTCTAAGCGCAGAAGGGTTAATGGCCTGAAGTCTGTTGTCAGTCATGATAATGCCCTAGAAAATTATGAAGGAGAACGAAATTACCGGGCTGGTTCTCATAGGGATTCCCACCGTTTACCTCCCAATGAGAGGTCCCTTGGCAGTCGTCTTCAAGGTAGAATAAAGCTTCCTGGGAGATCTGTAAATGGATCTGATTTGCATTCTGAAAGGGAGATAGAAAGAGGGCGAAATTGGGGACGACACTCACCTGGAAAGCCTCAAACCTCTTCCCAAGGGAGGCTCCGTGACAGAATAAAAGGAAAGGTGGAAGGGGATTTCAACAATAATGAAGGTCGAAATTTTGGTGGCCTGAGGATCAGAAGAGAAATAACAGATGAGAGGAATGCTGATTTTGCAGGTCCAAAAAGTCTTGCAGAGCTGAAAGTTGGGAAGAACAGTGATAATAAGCAGCATCAGTCTCTTGGAAAGCGAAGGAGTGTTGGAGATCATCAACAAATTGAAGGTGATCTTTCATTCAAGGGGCCAATGCCTCTAAGTGAGATTCTGAAGAGAAAGAGACAATCTGAAGGTGCCACTTCTGGGGATGGTGTAGCATCTGTAAATAAAGAAGATGTTGACCAGAAGCAAAGCAAGGGAAGCTTGATTAGTGGCTCCAATAACAAAGAAGTATCGGTGACAGTGAAAGAGGCGAACAAAGATGAAGAATCGAAGGTTGCGGCTACAGATATCGGAATAACGGAAGCCACTCATGGTGAATCTTCTCAACCACTCAACATGAGCGAGCACGAGGCTGACGCAGATGCTGAGGATGGGATCATTGGAGATGAGAGAATAGAAGATCACGAAGTCGAGGCAGATGACCAGAGGGATGGAGAGTATTATTATGAGCAGGTTGACGAAGGGGAATACAACTACGAGGAGGATGAAAACGTGGACCCGGAAGAGGAATACATAGAGGAGGAAGATGGTGATGACTTTGCAAAGAAACTGGGTGTCATGTTTTCATGA